A stretch of Arthrobacter sunyaminii DNA encodes these proteins:
- a CDS encoding ABC transporter ATP-binding protein, with product MVNAIEVRNINKQFVLRHTRSMKEAFVWLVKGRKGDLSEKFHALKGVSLNIEQGETVALLGLNGSGKSTLLKHISGVMRPDSGSVGTRGRVAGLIEVGAGFHHDLSGRDNVYLNGAILGMTEQEIDEKFDSIVEFSEIGQFIDTEVKFYSSGMYLRLAFSVAVHTNPEVFLVDEILAVGDEPFQKKCIAKIRELADEGKTLVVVSHDLDLVSKICERGVLLEHGQVVMDGPVIDVVARLRGQG from the coding sequence GTGGTAAATGCCATTGAAGTACGCAATATCAACAAGCAGTTCGTCCTGCGGCACACCCGCTCCATGAAAGAAGCGTTCGTCTGGCTGGTCAAAGGACGAAAAGGCGACCTGTCCGAGAAGTTCCACGCGCTCAAGGGTGTCTCGCTCAATATTGAGCAGGGCGAGACGGTGGCACTGCTGGGCCTGAACGGGTCCGGCAAGTCCACCCTGCTCAAGCACATCTCCGGCGTCATGCGCCCCGACAGCGGATCCGTGGGGACCAGGGGACGGGTGGCCGGGCTCATTGAGGTGGGAGCAGGTTTCCACCACGACCTCAGCGGCCGGGACAATGTCTACCTGAACGGCGCCATCCTGGGGATGACCGAGCAGGAGATCGATGAGAAGTTCGACTCGATTGTTGAGTTCTCGGAGATTGGCCAGTTCATTGATACCGAGGTGAAGTTCTACTCCTCGGGAATGTATCTCCGGCTGGCCTTCTCGGTGGCGGTGCATACCAACCCCGAGGTTTTCCTCGTCGATGAAATCCTCGCCGTGGGAGACGAACCGTTCCAAAAGAAGTGCATCGCCAAGATCCGTGAGCTGGCTGATGAGGGCAAGACCCTTGTTGTCGTGAGCCACGACCTGGACCTGGTGTCCAAGATCTGTGAACGCGGCGTACTGCTTGAACA
- a CDS encoding ABC transporter permease, whose amino-acid sequence MSTGALETPGRGAGLADIFRSRFLLKLLVSKELKVRYRGSVLGLLWSYVKPGVQFVVFYIALGVFLGLEESDRNPDGLPNYAIYLFSGIVLINFFTEALGNASRSIVGNGGLIKKIYLPRQLFPMASVWVSGVHFVPQIVILVVACLFNGWRPSLLQLAAAAAGFIIVTLLATGLGLLFGAVNVYFRDAENLVDMLLMIATWASPVLYSWIMVRDKLGETYFNIYQLNPITVGVETFHYAFWLPTTDGAEAIPPHLLSVWIPVALAISAAVLLLGQLVFRRLEGRFAQEL is encoded by the coding sequence TTGTCCACCGGCGCGCTTGAAACCCCGGGGCGGGGAGCAGGACTGGCTGATATTTTCCGGTCCCGCTTCCTGCTCAAACTGCTGGTTTCGAAGGAACTTAAGGTCCGGTACCGAGGATCGGTTTTGGGGCTGCTGTGGTCCTATGTGAAGCCCGGCGTCCAGTTTGTGGTCTTCTACATTGCCCTGGGCGTCTTCCTCGGACTTGAGGAAAGCGACCGGAACCCCGACGGCCTGCCAAACTACGCAATCTACCTGTTCTCCGGCATTGTCCTGATCAACTTCTTCACCGAAGCGCTCGGCAACGCGTCCAGATCCATCGTCGGCAACGGAGGCCTGATCAAGAAGATCTACCTTCCCCGCCAACTTTTCCCGATGGCTTCCGTGTGGGTTTCCGGAGTGCACTTTGTGCCGCAGATAGTCATCCTGGTGGTCGCGTGCCTGTTCAACGGTTGGCGGCCATCACTACTGCAGCTGGCGGCCGCGGCGGCAGGATTCATCATCGTGACCCTGCTTGCGACCGGTCTGGGCCTGCTTTTCGGAGCGGTGAATGTCTACTTCCGCGATGCGGAGAACCTGGTGGACATGCTCCTCATGATTGCCACCTGGGCCTCGCCGGTGCTTTATTCCTGGATTATGGTGCGGGACAAGCTGGGGGAGACCTACTTCAACATCTACCAGCTGAACCCGATCACAGTAGGCGTGGAAACCTTCCACTACGCGTTCTGGCTTCCCACCACGGACGGTGCCGAGGCAATTCCGCCGCATCTGCTTTCCGTGTGGATTCCCGTTGCACTAGCCATTTCGGCAGCTGTGCTGCTGCTGGGCCAGCTAGTCTTCCGTCGCCTTGAAGGCCGTTTCGCGCAGGAGCTGTAA
- a CDS encoding glycosyltransferase — protein MDTALLYVDSGSAMGAQFNTMDGSMMKSTKTQSTEAAASGGEVHVEDFLSRTGTIARPGQRLSFGTYFNAFPASYWRRWTDVESVRLHVETKGAGAVSVYKSNARGSLQHVETRRVDGDTVSDFDLTLKPFGDGGWYWFDLVAGAEPMALVEANWMAEGEAQKPGSITLEITTLNKNEFCLNNLKILADNPEALENVAEVLIVDQGTKKLVDAEGFAEAEAALGGKLRMIHQGNLGGSGGFARGMYEAVESGSDYVLLLDDDIVMEPESITRMLTFADHCKTPTIVGAHMFDLYNRSVLHTFGETVNVFRFQPDHPFKEQVLGHDFARSNLRTTSWMHRRVDVDYNGWWMCMIPTEVIRNIGLSLPVFIKWDDAEYGLRAKAAGYNTVSLPGAAVWHITWADKDDAVDWQAYFHSRNRIITALLHSPYPRGGRVVREGSFIDIKHLISMQYFTAQGRVMALKDLIAGPEQLHDILPSRLPAIQAMRKEYSEAQFEADPEAFPRPGMVKPPRHGQGFKAPSYVTLVPWAAKTIVRQLTKPVAKSSIERPQARVAHIDNRWWRMSQYDSAVVTNADGTAASWYQRDPKKLRALLAEGARLNAEILKDWHKLSQKYRKALPEITSMEAWKATFEKHSEESK, from the coding sequence ATGGACACGGCACTGCTGTACGTCGACAGCGGCTCTGCCATGGGTGCGCAGTTCAACACCATGGACGGCTCCATGATGAAGTCCACCAAGACGCAGAGCACCGAGGCCGCCGCATCCGGCGGTGAAGTGCATGTGGAGGACTTCCTCTCCCGCACCGGCACCATTGCCCGCCCCGGGCAGCGCCTGTCCTTCGGCACCTACTTCAATGCGTTCCCGGCGAGCTACTGGCGCCGCTGGACCGACGTTGAAAGTGTCCGCCTGCACGTGGAAACCAAGGGCGCCGGCGCCGTCAGCGTCTACAAGTCCAACGCCCGCGGCTCCCTGCAGCATGTGGAGACCCGGCGGGTGGACGGTGACACGGTTTCCGACTTCGACCTCACGCTGAAGCCCTTTGGCGACGGCGGCTGGTACTGGTTTGACCTGGTGGCGGGCGCCGAGCCCATGGCCCTGGTTGAAGCCAACTGGATGGCCGAAGGCGAGGCGCAGAAACCCGGTTCAATCACGCTGGAAATCACCACGCTGAACAAGAACGAGTTCTGCCTGAACAACCTCAAGATTCTGGCGGACAATCCCGAGGCACTGGAAAACGTTGCCGAGGTGCTGATCGTTGACCAGGGAACAAAGAAGCTGGTCGATGCAGAGGGCTTCGCCGAAGCCGAAGCAGCGCTTGGCGGCAAGCTGCGAATGATCCACCAGGGCAACCTCGGTGGCTCCGGCGGCTTTGCCCGCGGCATGTACGAGGCGGTCGAGAGCGGCAGCGACTACGTACTGCTGCTCGATGACGACATTGTCATGGAGCCGGAGAGCATCACCCGGATGCTGACGTTCGCTGACCACTGCAAGACGCCCACCATCGTCGGGGCGCACATGTTCGACCTGTACAACCGCTCGGTCCTGCACACCTTCGGCGAGACAGTGAACGTCTTCCGTTTCCAGCCTGACCATCCCTTCAAGGAACAGGTGCTCGGCCACGACTTCGCGCGCTCCAACCTGCGCACCACCTCGTGGATGCACCGCCGGGTGGACGTGGACTACAACGGCTGGTGGATGTGCATGATCCCCACCGAGGTTATCCGCAACATTGGGCTTTCCCTGCCCGTGTTCATCAAATGGGACGACGCCGAATACGGCCTCCGCGCCAAGGCCGCAGGCTACAACACCGTCTCGCTGCCCGGTGCCGCCGTCTGGCACATCACCTGGGCTGACAAAGACGATGCCGTGGACTGGCAGGCCTACTTCCACAGCCGGAACCGCATCATCACCGCCCTGCTGCACAGCCCCTATCCGCGTGGCGGACGGGTGGTGCGTGAGGGCAGCTTCATTGATATCAAGCACCTGATTTCCATGCAGTACTTCACGGCACAGGGACGCGTCATGGCGCTGAAGGACCTGATCGCCGGTCCGGAGCAGCTCCACGACATCCTGCCCAGCCGGCTCCCTGCCATCCAGGCGATGCGCAAGGAATACTCCGAAGCACAGTTCGAAGCCGACCCCGAGGCGTTCCCCCGCCCGGGCATGGTCAAGCCGCCGCGCCACGGGCAGGGTTTCAAAGCACCGTCCTACGTCACGCTCGTGCCCTGGGCAGCCAAGACCATTGTCCGGCAGCTGACCAAGCCGGTGGCGAAGTCCAGCATCGAACGGCCCCAGGCCCGGGTTGCCCACATCGACAACCGGTGGTGGCGCATGTCGCAGTACGACAGCGCGGTGGTCACCAACGCAGACGGTACGGCAGCCTCGTGGTACCAGCGGGATCCAAAGAAGCTGCGGGCACTGCTGGCCGAGGGGGCACGCCTCAACGCAGAAATCCTGAAGGACTGGCACAAGCTGAGCCAGAAGTACCGCAAGGCGCTTCCGGAAATTACGTCCATGGAGGCCTGGAAAGCGACCTTCGAAAAGCACTCGGAAGAGAGTAAGTAA
- the glf gene encoding UDP-galactopyranose mutase, which produces MNVDLVVVGSGFFGLTVAERAAKELGLKVAVLDRRHHIGGNAYSEKEAQTGIEVHRYGAHLFHTSNERVWEYVNRFTEFTNYVHKVYTSHKGEVYSMPINLGTINQFFRSSMGPAEAKALIQEQAGELAGTDPANLNDKGIQLIGRPLYEAFIKHYTGKQWQTDPKDLPAEIISRLPVRYNYDNRYFNDKYEGLPVDGYTAWIERMADHPNIQVHLNTDFFDAGHEFSRDATRGQVPVIYTGAVDRYFDYAEGNLSWRTIDLEEEVLPMEDFQGTSVMNYPDEDVPYTRIHEFRHFHPERDYTKDATVIMREFSRFAEKGDEPYYPVNTAEDRAKLLAYRDLAKGEKEVLFGGRLGTYKYLDMHMAIGSALSMYDNKIKPHFTGGAKLESGGVDA; this is translated from the coding sequence GTGAACGTTGACCTCGTCGTCGTCGGATCGGGATTTTTCGGTCTGACCGTAGCCGAGCGCGCTGCAAAGGAACTGGGCCTTAAGGTCGCTGTCCTGGATCGCCGCCACCACATTGGCGGCAACGCCTACAGTGAAAAGGAAGCTCAGACGGGCATTGAGGTGCACCGCTACGGGGCGCACCTTTTCCATACGTCCAATGAACGCGTCTGGGAGTACGTCAACCGGTTCACCGAGTTCACCAACTACGTTCACAAGGTGTACACCAGCCATAAGGGCGAGGTGTACTCCATGCCCATCAACCTGGGCACGATCAACCAGTTCTTCCGTTCCTCCATGGGCCCCGCCGAGGCAAAGGCCCTGATCCAGGAGCAGGCCGGCGAGCTCGCCGGAACTGATCCGGCCAACCTCAATGACAAGGGCATCCAGCTGATCGGCCGCCCGCTGTACGAGGCGTTCATCAAGCACTACACCGGCAAGCAGTGGCAGACCGATCCCAAGGACCTGCCGGCCGAAATCATCAGCCGCCTGCCGGTCAGGTACAACTATGACAACCGGTACTTCAACGACAAGTACGAGGGGCTGCCCGTTGACGGGTATACCGCCTGGATCGAGCGGATGGCGGACCACCCCAATATCCAGGTGCACCTGAACACCGATTTCTTCGACGCCGGACATGAGTTCTCCCGCGACGCCACCCGGGGCCAGGTGCCGGTCATCTACACCGGCGCCGTGGACCGATACTTTGACTATGCCGAGGGCAACCTCTCCTGGCGCACCATTGACCTCGAAGAAGAGGTCCTGCCGATGGAGGACTTCCAGGGCACCTCGGTCATGAACTATCCGGATGAGGACGTTCCCTACACCCGGATCCATGAGTTCCGTCACTTCCACCCTGAGCGCGACTACACCAAGGACGCCACGGTCATCATGCGCGAATTCTCCCGGTTCGCGGAGAAGGGTGACGAGCCGTACTACCCCGTCAACACGGCGGAGGACCGGGCCAAGCTCCTGGCCTACCGCGACCTTGCCAAGGGCGAAAAGGAAGTCCTCTTCGGCGGCCGCCTGGGCACCTACAAGTATCTGGACATGCACATGGCGATCGGATCGGCATTGTCGATGTACGACAATAAGATCAAGCCCCACTTCACCGGCGGGGCAAAGCTCGAAAGCGGAGGAGTTGACGCGTGA
- a CDS encoding acyltransferase family protein, with amino-acid sequence MSRLETETVPVSPDTPAPSAVKSTYRPEVQGLRALAVLMVVTYHIWFGRVSGGVDVFLLISAFLLTLSFIRKVEGGRALQLGRYWLHQFKRLLPPVVVVLLGTLTATALFVPQSRWTEILSQSWASLLYFQNWLLAAESVDYYAADHSTASPLQHFWSLSIQGQVFILWPLLLAASALLAKAFRLRFRAVVLAVFGAVFAASFTFSVIETYGNQAHAYFDTRTRLWEFAFGTLLALALPYLKLPRGLRVVAGWLGLAAMLSVGFLLDVQGQFPGYVALMPLMAASLVIVAGQTGSRIGADRFLSWKPLMRLGDMSYALYLWHWPVLVIYLIWRDRQEVGPVGGTAIIMLSLVLAYLTTKLVERPLRSSAWVNRNSMRAAVVIGLCVALVAAPVAGWQYGLKVQAERLEAEALKNNPGARVLLAGFNDMSTPDAQPIPLLSALGKEWGVLETDCSDLDTRPSDPVLLDSCMASVPKGEAEKTVLVIGDSHTEQWLGVLEPMAKEHNYQLISLLMGACSFGESSEGRSPGCNDFNAAALDYALELNPDAVFTVATAADPVEAADPPVDGLPEASEVLRQAGIPMVGVRDNPRYSFDMLRCAEANGPHSEECSADVSEKLSDPVSTASYFASVPGVELMDMTDLICPYGTCVPTVGNVYVYLDDNHLTTTYTASMIDAFESRFHAALNW; translated from the coding sequence GTGTCTAGGCTAGAAACGGAAACCGTACCGGTCTCCCCTGACACCCCGGCTCCGTCGGCAGTAAAGTCCACCTACCGCCCCGAAGTGCAGGGACTCAGGGCCCTCGCAGTGCTGATGGTCGTCACCTATCACATTTGGTTTGGGCGTGTCTCCGGCGGTGTGGATGTTTTCCTCCTGATCTCCGCCTTCCTGCTGACCCTCTCTTTTATCCGCAAGGTGGAGGGTGGGCGGGCCCTCCAGCTGGGAAGATACTGGCTGCACCAATTCAAGCGCCTGCTGCCGCCCGTGGTGGTGGTGCTGCTCGGAACACTGACGGCAACGGCGCTGTTTGTTCCGCAAAGCAGGTGGACCGAGATTCTGTCCCAGAGCTGGGCTTCGCTGCTGTATTTCCAGAACTGGCTGTTGGCGGCCGAATCCGTGGACTACTACGCTGCGGACCACAGCACCGCGAGTCCGCTGCAGCATTTCTGGTCGCTGTCCATTCAAGGCCAGGTTTTCATTCTGTGGCCCCTGCTGCTCGCCGCGTCGGCGCTTTTGGCCAAAGCCTTTAGGCTCCGTTTCCGTGCCGTGGTGCTGGCCGTCTTTGGTGCAGTTTTCGCCGCTTCCTTTACTTTTTCCGTTATTGAGACCTACGGAAACCAGGCGCACGCCTACTTCGACACCCGCACCCGGTTGTGGGAATTCGCTTTCGGAACCCTGCTTGCACTGGCCCTGCCGTATCTGAAGCTGCCCCGGGGTCTGCGGGTTGTCGCCGGGTGGCTGGGGCTGGCCGCGATGCTCAGCGTCGGCTTCCTGCTGGACGTGCAGGGGCAGTTCCCCGGCTATGTCGCGCTGATGCCGCTGATGGCGGCATCGCTGGTGATCGTGGCCGGGCAGACAGGCAGCCGAATCGGTGCAGACCGGTTCCTGTCCTGGAAGCCGTTGATGCGGCTGGGCGACATGTCCTACGCCTTGTATCTATGGCACTGGCCCGTCCTGGTGATCTACCTGATCTGGCGTGACAGGCAGGAAGTGGGACCGGTAGGCGGAACAGCGATCATCATGCTCTCCCTTGTCCTGGCCTACCTGACTACCAAGCTGGTTGAACGCCCGCTTCGTTCCTCGGCCTGGGTCAATCGAAACTCGATGCGGGCCGCCGTAGTGATTGGTTTGTGCGTCGCCCTGGTGGCAGCCCCGGTAGCCGGCTGGCAGTACGGGCTGAAGGTCCAGGCCGAGCGGCTTGAAGCCGAGGCGCTCAAGAACAATCCCGGGGCGCGTGTGTTGCTGGCAGGCTTCAATGACATGAGTACTCCGGATGCCCAGCCCATTCCGTTGCTGAGCGCGCTGGGCAAAGAATGGGGTGTCCTGGAAACCGACTGTTCGGACCTTGATACACGGCCGTCCGATCCCGTGCTGTTGGACTCCTGCATGGCATCGGTGCCGAAGGGCGAGGCAGAGAAAACTGTTCTCGTCATCGGGGATTCCCATACCGAGCAGTGGCTTGGGGTGCTGGAGCCGATGGCGAAGGAGCACAACTACCAGCTGATCTCTCTGCTGATGGGCGCCTGCTCATTCGGGGAGTCCTCCGAGGGCCGGAGCCCTGGATGCAATGACTTTAACGCTGCAGCGCTGGACTACGCACTGGAGCTTAATCCCGACGCCGTCTTCACCGTGGCGACGGCCGCTGACCCGGTGGAGGCTGCCGATCCGCCCGTCGACGGGCTGCCGGAAGCATCCGAGGTGCTGCGGCAGGCCGGGATTCCAATGGTGGGCGTCCGTGACAATCCTCGGTACAGCTTCGATATGCTCCGATGCGCCGAGGCCAATGGCCCGCATTCCGAAGAATGCAGCGCCGATGTGAGTGAGAAACTCTCAGATCCCGTCTCCACTGCCTCTTACTTCGCATCGGTGCCGGGGGTAGAGCTGATGGATATGACGGACCTGATCTGCCCCTACGGCACCTGCGTCCCAACGGTGGGCAACGTCTACGTCTACCTGGACGACAATCACCTCACAACCACCTATACCGCCTCAATGATTGACGCATTCGAGAGCCGATTCCATGCAGCTCTGAACTGGTAG
- a CDS encoding WhiB family transcriptional regulator produces the protein MDWRSRAACLDKDPELFFPVGNTGPALLQIEEAKSVCRRCPVMDTCLQWAIETGQDAGVWGGMSEDERRALKRRAARARRAS, from the coding sequence ATGGATTGGCGGAGCCGCGCAGCGTGTCTGGACAAGGATCCGGAGCTGTTCTTCCCTGTGGGCAACACCGGCCCGGCTCTTCTTCAGATTGAAGAAGCCAAGAGTGTGTGCCGGCGGTGCCCGGTCATGGATACCTGCCTCCAGTGGGCCATCGAAACAGGCCAGGACGCAGGCGTCTGGGGCGGTATGAGCGAAGATGAGCGCCGCGCACTGAAGCGTCGTGCCGCACGAGCACGCCGCGCTTCGTAA
- a CDS encoding sensor histidine kinase: MAIFTDPIKDHADFGPGDAEWLHLLVGDWQLVADLAFSDLALWFPVPDGSYVALAHARPSTSHTVFHSDFVGERIRADLQPLVDRAWTSQVIERSPETNWTAETAMRVEAIPFVRNGRTLAVVTSHMDLSSSRMPSRLELTYRQCAYDLLRMGTLGLWPDFATPTGSRRGAPRVGDGLIRMDADGIVQYASPNGVSAFRRLGEMESLEGRALAEITTALLKDRRMVDETLPLVVTGRMPWRTEIESRGVSLSLRAIPLRDEKERFGALVLCRDVSELRRREMELVSKDATIREIHHRVKNNLQTVAALLRMQSRRMESEEGKQGLAQAMRRVATIALVHETLSQGLTQNVNFDELIDRQFRLAAEVASPTQEVSTEKEGSFGELPSDFATPLALVINELVTNAVEHGLSDRKGTVWLSAARQRGAYAEEILTVTVADDGAGLPPEPRREGLGLQIVRTLVQSELDGTIEWSARPGGGTEVRIEMGLDNESRRS; encoded by the coding sequence GTGGCCATATTCACCGACCCCATCAAGGATCATGCCGATTTTGGACCGGGAGACGCGGAATGGCTGCACCTCTTGGTCGGCGACTGGCAGCTGGTCGCCGACCTGGCGTTCTCCGATCTGGCGCTCTGGTTTCCGGTTCCGGACGGAAGTTACGTGGCCCTGGCACACGCCCGCCCCTCGACGTCGCACACTGTATTCCACAGTGACTTCGTCGGGGAGCGGATCCGTGCCGATCTTCAGCCGCTGGTCGACAGGGCCTGGACCAGCCAGGTCATCGAGCGTTCACCCGAAACAAACTGGACCGCGGAGACGGCAATGCGGGTGGAAGCCATCCCCTTTGTCCGCAACGGCCGAACCCTTGCCGTGGTCACCAGTCACATGGATTTGTCCTCCTCCCGCATGCCCTCACGGCTGGAACTGACCTACCGGCAGTGTGCCTATGACCTGCTGCGGATGGGCACGCTGGGTCTCTGGCCGGACTTTGCCACACCCACCGGTTCCCGCCGCGGCGCTCCGCGGGTAGGGGACGGACTCATCCGAATGGATGCCGACGGCATTGTGCAGTACGCCTCACCCAACGGAGTCTCCGCCTTCCGCCGGCTGGGGGAGATGGAGAGCCTGGAGGGGCGGGCCCTCGCGGAGATTACGACGGCGCTGCTTAAGGACCGCCGCATGGTGGACGAGACACTGCCGCTGGTGGTGACCGGCCGGATGCCGTGGCGCACCGAGATCGAGTCCCGCGGGGTAAGCCTCTCCCTGCGTGCCATTCCGCTGCGGGACGAGAAGGAGCGCTTTGGTGCCCTGGTACTGTGCCGGGATGTCTCCGAGCTGCGCCGCCGGGAAATGGAACTGGTGTCCAAGGACGCCACTATCCGTGAAATCCACCACCGGGTAAAGAACAACCTGCAAACCGTGGCAGCCCTGCTGCGGATGCAGTCGCGGCGGATGGAGAGCGAAGAAGGCAAACAGGGGCTGGCGCAGGCAATGCGCCGGGTCGCCACGATTGCGCTGGTGCATGAAACGCTGTCCCAGGGACTGACACAGAACGTGAACTTCGACGAGCTGATCGACCGGCAGTTCCGGCTTGCCGCGGAGGTCGCTTCCCCCACGCAAGAGGTGAGCACTGAGAAGGAAGGCTCTTTCGGAGAGCTGCCCAGCGATTTTGCAACACCGCTGGCCCTGGTGATCAATGAACTGGTGACTAACGCCGTCGAGCACGGACTTTCGGACCGCAAGGGTACGGTGTGGCTCAGTGCCGCCCGGCAGAGGGGCGCCTACGCCGAGGAAATCCTCACGGTCACCGTGGCCGACGACGGCGCCGGGCTGCCGCCGGAGCCGCGGCGGGAGGGGCTGGGGCTGCAGATTGTGCGCACCCTCGTCCAAAGCGAACTGGACGGCACCATTGAATGGTCTGCCCGTCCGGGCGGAGGCACAGAGGTTCGGATTGAAATGGGACTGGACAATGAGTCACGCAGGAGCTGA